DNA sequence from the Candidatus Planktophila sulfonica genome:
AGCTGGTTGTAACTGGCCAGCCAAAGTGCGCATCAACGTTGTCTTTCCTGCGCCGTTGATTCCAACGATTCCGATGCGGTCTCCAGGACCGATGTTCCATGTCAGATTATCAATCAGCTCTTTATCGCCAGCTTTAATCAGCGCGTGATGAAGTTCAAAGACTGTGTTGCCAAGGCGGTTAAGAGCGAATTTCAATAGCTCGGTTGAGTCACGGGGTGCTGGTTCTGTCGAAATCAATTCATTAGCGGCATCTACGCGAAACTTTGGCTTTGTTGTTCGCGCAGGAGCTCCGCGACGAAGCCAGGCAAGTTCTTTGCGGATCAAGTTGTTGCGACGCGCATCCATGGCATTTGCTTGGCGTGCGCGTTCTGCCTTTGCCAAAACGAAAGCTGAGTATCCACCGTCATACTCTTCAACTTTTCCAAGGACTACTTCCCAGGTGCGGTCAGTTACTTCATCGAGGAACCAACGATCGTGAGTAACAACCAGAACAGCTAGGTCTCTGCGGTTCTTCAGGTGTGCGGCTAACCAGGCAACGCCTTCCACATCAAGGTGGTTGGTTGGTTCATCAAGCAGAATTAAATCCAAATCATCAATAAGCAACTTTGCTAAACCAACGCGACGCTTTTCGCCTCCTGAAAGAGATGCGAATGTTCGCTCGAAGATGTGGTCATCGAAGCTGCCAAATAGCCCAGTAAAGATTTCACGAATTCTTGGATCACTTGCCCAGTCATGTTTTTCGCGATTACCAAGAACTACATCGCCCACTGTTGATTGAGGGGCAGCGCTATCAATCTGCGAAAGAATTCCGATTCGCGCTGAATTTGATTTTGTGACGCGGCCTTCATCAGGGTCTTCAACTCCTGCAATGATTTTCATTAAAGTTGATTTTCCGGCGCCGTTACGACCAACAATTCCGATGCGATCGCCTTCAGAGACTCCAAGGGATACCTTCTCTAGAAGTGGGCGAATATCAAAGGCTTTAGAGACCTCTTCGATATTCACTACATTGCGCGCCACGGTAGGAGAGCGTACCTTTGAACTATGAAGGTCACTGACCGCGCATATGCGTTAGAGCTCGATAAGAACGATCCGCTTGCTTCGTATCGGAGCAA
Encoded proteins:
- a CDS encoding ABC-F family ATP-binding cassette domain-containing protein; this encodes MARNVVNIEEVSKAFDIRPLLEKVSLGVSEGDRIGIVGRNGAGKSTLMKIIAGVEDPDEGRVTKSNSARIGILSQIDSAAPQSTVGDVVLGNREKHDWASDPRIREIFTGLFGSFDDHIFERTFASLSGGEKRRVGLAKLLIDDLDLILLDEPTNHLDVEGVAWLAAHLKNRRDLAVLVVTHDRWFLDEVTDRTWEVVLGKVEEYDGGYSAFVLAKAERARQANAMDARRNNLIRKELAWLRRGAPARTTKPKFRVDAANELISTEPAPRDSTELLKFALNRLGNTVFELHHALIKAGDKELIDNLTWNIGPGDRIGIVGINGAGKTTLMRTLAGQLQPAAGKLVTGITVKIAFLTQHLDELDPTWRLLEAVEKVATHVEIGKGKTLSASQLCERLGFDRDAQWTPVGNLSGGERRRLQLTRLLMDSPNVLLLDEPTNDFDIETLTELEDLLDSYGGVLIVISHDRYFLERVCDRFWGLLGDKALRDLPRGVDQYLEQRAASISASASSGSKSSSTSSAAEQRQLKKDLTRVERQVAKGKERLAELLKEQEAESFNPERLIEIAAEVEKVQTELAMREEEWLEITLALES